The segment cttgaactcagagctccaccctCACTTGCTTCCTGTGTGTCTGGATGAAAGGCGTGCACTATCATCACCTTCACTGCCTTGCTTGGCCTGGAATTCCTCGTCATGCCAAGTCTTTAGTAGTTTCTTGGCTGTTAGGATTATGGGTATGAACCACCATCAAACTTGTATGTACTTTAGTATCATCTTGACATCTTCAAAAACCGCCAAATTCAGGCTATACTCCCACCAATCAGAGGTGAAACATTATCAATTGTATGTTGTGTAGATTAGAAAAACAGTATGTAGATACATCCTGAACAAAATGTTATACAAAGCGGTATTCAgaaaatttgatatttctaaTGTATTTACTAAAATGAAACATTATCAGTTCCATGTTTTAAAGGTTAGAAAATTACTAAGTaggtacattttaaataaaaatttacacaAAATTATATCTAAAGAATTTTGGTATGTGTTTAATGTGTTTGCTAAAATGTAGTCTGATGATTATCTTCTTTGCTTGTTAGTATACATTGTATCATTTGGCCATTTCTAAGTCATCAATGTACTGTGGCAGTCCAGGTAAAAGAGATATCAGGACCATGAAGGATTTGTGCTGTTATATTGTTGAGAATTTACTGACAGCTTCTCGGGCTCCTGATGATTCATAAGTAacatacataaattatccaaagTGTCATTATTACATTTGGTTAATATACATAATTTCCATGTAATTTTCTCATATTTGTGTAATGGTTATAAACCTCCCATCCCCAGTCTTTCCCTAACCATTTTTGTTTTGAAGGAAAAATACAGAGCTTTAGCCACGCTGTGACCCAATGAAAGAGGTTTTTCTGTGAAACCGTGAACTCAAGACTGGAATCTTCATTGTTGACATACTATgtgattaaatttaaaaatggtgtgtgtgtgtgtgtgtgtgtgtgtgtgtgtgtgtgtgtatgtgtgtgtgtgtgcttgcctgtATGTGTGGTGCAtaatgcaggtgcccatggaggccagaagtagGTGATGAACTTCTGATGTTTGTATTGGGAACTAAACTCTGGTtatctgcaagaacaagtgttcttaaatgctaagctatctttccagctccaTGTATACCATTTTTGATATTcctattatataatatatattttcatgaGCCTTATAACTTGAATGTATCTTTACTTCAAATTTGACTCATGTCCTAGTTCTTAGATGTGCTCAAGTATGGCAATCTCCATCTGAAATATAATTGAGCAATCAAAGGCCATGGACCAAGGCTACTCTTCTCATTAATACCTACATAATGATTCTCTCTATATAACATTACAagtctttttacttttattataaatGTCTATTCTGTCAATTAAGTTAGCCTATTCTAGTCCTTAGCTGAGTGTCAACAATTTTGGGAAGAAGAGCTAAAATGTCACATGACTGATATTATTTCATGACTATAGGATTTAGGGCAAAAGGTAAGAAGACTAGAACTCTGAACAAAGATGATCTTGTTTAAATAAAACACTGACTTTTATACAGGAGTCACTGGACCATAATGTGATGTCcaagaattattttttatttagaacTAATCTGGAAGCTATTTTTATGAAAggctcttccctttctttttcctttccttcccttcccttcccttcccttcccttcccttcccttcccttcccttcccttccctcccttcccctcccctcctctcctcccctcatctcgtcccctcatctcctctcctctcctccccccttcccctctccttttctttcccttcccttctgttttttACCCCTTATGTTGGTGCTAAACTGAAAGCTCAGACTTATCCTAATGTTAAAGGGGAAGTTATCAATTAGACCAAAGAACAACGATACCGAATTCTTAgcttttaaaatccaaagtcttgACCAAGATACACAGAACAGAGTTTTAGAATGATTGGAGGCAGAAAGTAAAGTTTTCTTCATGGCTTCATTAGGTTAACCACCAAGACCTGGTAGTGCCTGGTAGGAGAGATATTTATTGGGACCATGAACCTTTCTGTCAGACTGAACTGCCAAGGGGCACAGGTCTTTGCATTGTTAGCACTTCTTCCCTGGGACTCTGTTATAGACAAAGTGGTTGACTGAGAGAGCAAGAACAATGATGCTGACTAGTTTGCACTGAATCCTGCAGTCAGGACGGAGATGTCAACAGGAGGGTGTACAGTAGGCAGTTTCTGCCAGGTCTTGCAGGGACACTATTGTCCTTTATCTCATGGATGAACAATATCAGTCTCCTAGGTCTGGTTCTACAGGTCATAATGTGAAGGAGTGCTGTTCATTAGAGCACAAGGTGGAGCAGGCCAGTGGAGAACCTGGAAGCGGAGTCATCCCTCTTCCATGACTGCCTGATGGTAATTTGTGTAAAAGTCCACTCCATTACCTACTGAAGTTTTAAATTTAACACAAGGAAGAGGCCACTTACAAAATAATCAGGAGAACCTTTGAGGCTTGTAATGTActgaattataaattaaaattgtttAAGAGAATTAAAGTTCCTTAGGTTTGATTGTAAATGACTACTTTCTATAACTTGCTTTCATTATAATTTGACTCTGAACTCCAGAGACCCTGAGGCTATGTTTTTGTACAATCAGGTGTGCATATCTGTTACACAGGAAAATGGTGAGAGAGATTTAGCCTTTTGCCATCACAAGACTAGTTAGGCAAGCATCATCTTAGATGAGAAGACCCAAATAGTCATGAGGTTGTACTGGGAAGCCAAAGGGAACAGAATAAAGCTGGCTTTGTTTATATAACTTtctggatagaaaaaaaaatcagtactttCTATACCTACGAGAGCCTTCattaagaaattctttttttcatttaaaaagtttgtttgtttgtttattattttttttcacagacACCATTTATTACTGAACTGCACTTTCACCTTCACACAAACTATTTCAAAGAGCTGGAAAAAGTGTAgggtgaggggaggagagggacagGTGCCTCTCAGAAGCCACGACCCTCAGTGGGCTTCCCcaggcagggcagggagggagcgTCAGGCTGTCAGTCTCTGGGCACCAGCTCTCCACGGGCACGCGCACAGCAAGCCAGCAGCTCCTCATACATAAATACAGTCACGCTTAACAAAAATAGTATATCATCTTCACAAGGAATAAAAACTAGTCTCAGATATGTACAGTAGAGAGCCCGGGGTGGCCAGAGCTGAGCTGGGACCCACAGGGATGAGACAGGCCAAGGGTGGAGCAGAGGAGAGGCCTGAAGGGCTCCTGGCCAGGGCATTCTGACCTTGGCAGCCCTGCTGCAGACAGGTGGGGACAGGGCACAGACAGGCCCTTGCAGTCCTCCTCACCTATGCACCAGGCTCTTCTTCCTGCCCTTCCTGCCTGAGGTAGGGAAGCCCCCAGGGCTCCCACAGCTGCGCTGTAAGCTTCCTCTCACTTCTGGGCTAAGGCCAGAGTCCCTGGACCCTGTGGCCAGCACCCAAGGCAAAGATGCCACAGGCTGATCTTGCAGGAAGTGAGGCAGCTGAAGTCATTAACAGCTCTGGGGCACCTAGCGTGGGCCCAGTTGGTCCCTCAGTCATGGTCACCATGGAGCCAGGGGAGGGGTGGAGAAGGATCTGGGGTGGTGCTAAGCCGCAAGAGCCGCTCAGGCTCTCGCTCAGGCTCTCGCAGGGTGGACTTTCCGTCCCTCCTCCTGGGTGGGGCTGGACTCTAGCCAGAGGCCTCAGGAAAACATTCAGACCAGGGGTGGGGGCTTGGCCAGGCCACAGGTGGGGAAGAGGTCCTTGCCTCGTTATCCCAAGCAGCCTGAATTTTTAGTTAGTCAAAAGGGCTAAAAGCACCTCACTCAatggctcggggggggggggggcgggggggtggagatgggaaggaggaggagcccCAGGGACACAGCAGGATGGGAAATGATCAATTCTGAGGCCACACACATCAAAACCAAGGCAATCTAGTCTCTGGGGGAAGAGGTTTAGAGAGCTCTCCAGCTCCCTGCCAGAAAAGCATTCCTGAGAGGCTCAGGGGTAATCAGGGTCCCACCAACAAGGCAGGCTCTTCTCCCTCTAGCACACCCCTTCCCACTCCTGCCAGCCTCCAAGGAGCTGATCTGAGGAAAAACCTTGTGAGTTTTGAGGTCAAGGGAACTGAGATGTGGGGGGAAGGTGGCTTTCACAGAAGCGTGGTAGATTCTAGAAAGCTAACTGCAGGGGACTCCGTCTAGGCCCAACCCTATAATAGGGGAAGAGTTGCATGTAGTGGTTCTCCTGGTAGCAATGGTGGCTGAAGAGAGAGTTGTGGTGGGGGCAAGGTGGGAGGTGAGAGGTGAGTGGACGGTCAGTGTCTGGTCACTTCCGACTGAAGAGTGAGCCCAGCAGAACCACACCAGCCACAGTCATGCCCGTCAGGAACCAGCGGTTGAAACGCTCCTGGCCTTTCCGGCTCTCGGCTGCTGCATTGTTCCCGTAGAGATCCACAAAAGTGTCCTGTTCAAAGCTCTGATATGCTGTCCCTGGGGTTATATGAAGCTGGGATGTTAGATCACTGAATGCTCTCCGGTACCGCAGTTCAAACTCATCGCCAGCCTCTCTCAGCGCTTGCTTCACTGCTGCCATGGGGATTACCTCCCGCGCCTCCAAACTGCTGCTGTGGCCAGTGGCTCCATTCACCTCGGGGCTATCCGCCAGGTGCCAGGATGGGTTGCCATTGATGGCACTGGGGGTCTCCCTTTCTGGTTCAGTTTCTTCtggggcttcagtcctgttctctTCGACATCGCTAAACTGACTCCAGCTGTATCCTTTCTGGGAGAGCTTGTAGGAGAGAAAGTCAACCACCAGCTCCCGGTTGCTCTGAGACATTTTTATAATAGAGATGGGCTCAACCAGTCCATTGTCCAAAACACCTGCTCACTCACTGGGTCTGCTCTGTGTTTAGCGATTCTCTTCCAGGATCCAAAGCCAAGATAGGGTGCACCCCCCGGAAGGTCTTTTGTATCATAGGTCGGGAGGAGGTGGTGGCTGGGTCGCCGGTAACTCAGCAAAAAACCCCGGCCCCGGCCGGGATCATGCGACCTGGTAGGCAGGCCAGAGGAATTGCGAAGCTTAGGAACCTGCCCCCTCGCTTGCTTCCTCCATTGCCCAGATCGAGGGCGGCCTCTCTGCTCCGCgtgtttattaattttatactccagatttttattccccttctggtcCACCCCCCagggttccacattccatacctcctcccccacctcctatACTGCCCCCCactctccacaaggatgtcccaaccccaaccaccccaccagacctctaaacttcgtggggccttcagtctcttgagggttaggtgcatcttctctgactgaacccagacccaggagtcctctgctgtatatgtgttggagacctcatctcagctggtgtatgctgcttggttggtgatccagtgtctaagagatctcaggggtccaggttaattgagtctGCTGGTCCtactacagggttgccctcctccttagcttcctccagcttttctgttcgtcagcagtttctgttcgttggttgggtgcacatatctgcatctgactctttcagctgcttgttgggtcttttggagggtagCCATggtaggcccctttttgtgaataccccatagcttcagttaacttttattttctgagattttttttccccacaatGACAAAGTGTACAGAAAGCACTCAGTTCTAAGTGGAATGTCTTCATTAACTAGCCCCCTCCAACGACTCAGGGAACTATGAGGTAGAGGAGGTACAAGGATTGTAAGAAGCAGAGGTGATAGATgacaatatattatttatttcctgtatttgggtgtttggcctgcatgtttGCCTGTGTTACATGTGATGTCactatgtgcatgcagtacctatGGAGACCAGAAAAGAGCATGGATCTCTTGAGAGTGGAATTATgttaagctaccatgtgggtgctaggaattgaattctatcctctggaagagcagccattatTAACTGCCTGAGCCATTGTCTCGGCCCTGATTAGGATAGTTTTTACCAATTTACAGGAACTGTTCCTGTACTTTGTGCCTCATTGCATATTCTGTCTCTGGGGCCTTTCAATGTACAACACAGACTATTTAGGAGACAGGATGACTTTTATAATTTGTGTGCTGGGCTGCACACAAATACTTTATACTATCATACTTTGTCCTTACAATAAACCCATAATGATCACCAGTATTTTCATTCACAAGAAGAGGGGCTGGGGTTTAATTATATGCTCAAAGTTTGACATACTATTATTCAATGTCAATTTCTGCCCATTATGATTCCACAGCCAAAATTGTTAAGACATTCCTGTCACATGACCCTACACAAATATCACATCAATGTTTCCTCCTTCAGCCATTTCCTATCCAGCCCCAAAAAAGTATGGTAATCTTCTGTTATGTTCCAGAGTGTTGGTTATGGAAAGAAAGAGTTGCGTGAGGAGGAGCAACCATTGGTTGGATCAAGATATTCCCCAGTTAGTCACATCTCCATAGAGTTCTTCAGTGCTCATTCCCTTCTATTCTGGTGAAACAAACCCCTTGACTACAAACAGTACAGCTAGGACCACGGATGACAGGAGGACAAAATGTTTGAATGGAACTAAGGCCACACTATTAAGTCTGGTGGGCCCTCTCAGGAGGAGGGCATCTGATCAAGCCAGAGCAAAGATGTAGCCACTTTTTATTATCCCCAGCCATTCAGTTCCACATGATGATAAAGATGGGTCTCGCCTATGGGAGATTCAACAGATTATCTAGGGAGAAATGCCTAGCATTGGATTATCTGCAGCTATTCCGTCATAAAGCTCTTAGTAGAAAGCTGTATTTCAAAAGTCCAAACTTCCCATATGCACAATTACAAGGTATAAGTGGAATTTAGGCAGTGGAACTATGTCAAAATTTCCCCCAGCATTCATTCTACTGCAGGGTTTGAGTGTTACAGTCCTTTATAATCGCCTATACCTGAGCCAGCCTAATATCTAAAACAGATTTCCAGCTTTGAGAAGTTAAATGTGTATTTTCTTCAAGTGTCTTTTCAGGTAAAAGCCAGTACACAAAActacttttaatatatatatcCCTATATTTTCACAATAATTTGATTCAAGTTTGGCACTGGAATCAGGGACCATGGTAGAATGGGAGAACAACTGCCCTTTGCTGAGACAATggtgaaaaattaataaatgttatCGAGCCAATCTTGGTTTAGGGATAGATAGATGCAATCAAATTAGGGCCTAGTTAGAGGTTTACATTAAACATTGGAGACTTGTGCTATTCCAAGTTtctcacttattttatttttgaacatACAACAAACATCATTCCAGTTATGACTTGaccatttgttttcttgaatatatttttcaaaatactaAAGTGATATCTTTTTAACCTAAGATCACCCATTTTGGCCTTTTAAAAACTCATCATGACTCATGAACTTGAATCAGATgacttagaatttaaaaaaaaaatagaacaacatggacagaaccatgatTCTGAAGCACTACGTCAGAAGCGATTGCCTTTTCCAAATGCATTActaaaatttttatgtaagtgCTTTGAACAAGTCTCTTTATGGAACTCTTGCAATCTGTAAGCAAACTTTTGCAATCAGCAAAAAGGTTAAGTCATATAGCAAAAAGTAGCAAGAAGAATTCCCCAAAAATGACCTGGAAGATTTTCAAGGTTTATCCACTGCAAGGTCTCCATCTATTACATTCACCTTTGACCCGTTATTACTTAACCCTCTTGATGTCAATCCCATGGTAACCTCCTTTCCTTTACCACTTGATACCTCAGTGAAGCTGCTGCCCCTCACATGTGTTATCTTAGAGCCTCTGAAACAGAGTCTATaccatttccttttcctctctatcCCTCATTTGGCTCTAGGGGATATGGTATACTCCACGTCCATCTTTTCTGTTTAAATGGAAGAATGACTTGGTTTAATGACTTTAACTCCTGTAGAAGGTAAAATCTCATTCTAAGAGATTTTAAATTGCTCATATGTGTGTTGTCTCCATTGTCAATAAGTATCATTTTAACAGGGGCAATTCAGgagaatttaaaatgtttaccTATGTAACACATGTCTGAACATTTCCAACAAAGTTTTTGAGTTGTGCTTAAGGAGGTGTTGGAATAGAATTCTACTTTTTAGAATTATGCTTGATTACACTTGTCATAGAAAAACTGGGGATATGATGCCACCAAAGTAAAGGATAGAAAGGACCTCAGGTCTCCTGGATATATGCCTGTCACACTTAACTGCACAAACTAAATAGGCAAGGGGCTGGGGCTACAGTGCAGGAACCTATGATCTGATCTCCCTTCTCCACTTCAGGATCTAAGATTCACACTGCACAGAAAACGCATGCTCAAACAGAATAGACTTAAGGGCTGCTTTTAGGGTCCTATCCTTACAGTTTAAGTAGGACCCAGAACGACTATGGGCTTCCTTCCTATTGTCACTGAATATTTACATGTCCCTGTGTTGAGTTCCGGACTTAATAATATGCAAAAGTCTCTCTCGGATCTGTTTGGTACGCACAGCATAGACAATTGGGTTGAGGATGGGTGGGATGAGGAGATAAAAGTTGGCCAAAAGAATATGGATATGGGAAGGCACGTGGCGGCCAAAGCGATGGGTGAGAGACGAGACAGCAATAGGAATATAGAAGACAAGGATGGCACAGATGTGAGAACCGCATGTCCCTAAAGTTTTAAACCTGGCATCAGAGGTGGACAATCCCAACACAGCCCTGAAAATCATCACGTAAGATGCAGTTATAGCTACGGAGTCTAGGATTAATACCAGGAGACCAATCCCCATTCCATATAAATTATTGGCTCTTGTGTCACCACATGCCAAAGTGACCACAGCCATGTGCTCACAGTATGAGTGGGCAATGATGTGGGTCCGATAAAGGGGCAGCCTCAGGCGAATGAGGAGTGGAAGAGGTCCAATGTAGAATACTCCTCGGAGAAGTGCAGCCAGCCCCAAGCGTCCCACCACTGCATGGGTAAGTACTGATGTATGGTGTAGTGGGtcacagatggccacatagcggtcaaaAGCCATGGCAAGAAAGATGCCCGACTCAACGGTAGCAAAGCAGTGGACAAAGAACATCTGAATCAAGCAAGCATCTAGACCAATTCTGCAGGCACCAAACCAGAAGATGGCCAATAGTTTGGGCATTGTAGAAGTTGATAGGACCAAGTCAATAACAGCCAACatacacaggaagaaatacatgggctGGTGCAGGCTGCGCTCTGTCTTAACCACTGCCAAGATGGTGATGTTCCCCACCACAGCCACCAGGTACATGGAGCCAAAGGGGATGGAGAGCCACATGTGCAGGGACTGCAGTCCTGGGATGCCGGTGAGCCAGAAAGAGCTGGGTACTGAACAGGCATTGTTAGAAATGAGCATGCTTGGGGGGATGGGATATGCAGGGGCACTCGTAATATTAAGTTTCCACTCCTGCGAGAGACAGTGCCCCTGACAGCGCTACAAtagaccttcattttcattcttgaTAACTTGTGGCACCTATAACGAAGAAGAATTTTGAACATCAACTTGGAAGGTCATTATGGTACTTAATTTATAAGAATTATTTATGATGACATTATTGATAAACACAGAAACAGGTGTGCTCATGGCTTCTAAAGTTGGCCTTTCAAAACGTGGTATAGAAACACCCAATATTATACATTCCCTTGATCAAGGAGGTTTATTTTGGGGTAACTTTTcctaaaaaaacaaaggaaatacagaaatgGTTTCCAGGTAATagttaaatgtaaataataaatgataGGTTTAATCTATAACTGTCTATGCTTTTCTTATAACCAATCAGTAACTTTGGTATCAATGATGTATACTAATtagctattttaaatttttgtttggaTGAAAAGTTGGAGCTATGTgtcaaagtaaataaaacattgcttaaattttaatttatacattTACTGATCTAGAATTATACTAACTGTGGATTTACTTGTATAATGTTTATATCGTATAATAATTGAAGGGGTTACTAGGAGGCATAATAAACTATGATTTAATATTATTAAAGTGTGTGACATGTAGAATTATATCCATAAGTTGAAAGTGTCTGGAAAGATTTTCGTTGTGCTTTTCAACCTGTTGATTTTTACGTAGACAGTATTATGGGTACTTTTAAATTTCTACCACAAGTATGGAATataaattcttctacatgtgtatagtctgctttaaaaataaagttataaattATCAAAGTCtgataaaaacagaaggaagcagTCTTATTAGGAAAATATATTAGTGGGATAGAATTATTATGATTTGACATAGTGGTTGAAATGGGTTAATGAGTAAAGCAGTTATACACACTGAAGGACTTAAATCTCCAGAGCCTATGCAAATCAGGCACAGTAGCACACAGCTGTAAACCAGGCACAGTAGCACACAGCTGTAAACCAGGCACAGTAACACACAGCTGTAAACCAGGCACAGTAGCACACAGCTATAAACCAGGCACAGTAGCACACAGCTGTAAACCAGGCACAGTAGCACACAGCTGTAAACCAGGCACAGTagcacacagctgtaatcccagaacttctGTGGGAAGGTGACAATGCGTAATGGGAGCCGTCCTCTGACTGTCACTATACATAAtgagacacatgcacatgcacatgcacgcgcgcacagGCAGGTAGCCCACAGTCctacagacaggcacacaggcaggctGATGAAGGCAAAGGCAAATGCTCTTGGTTCAAGGCCACATTTATACAGAATCATACAAAAGTGGTACTCTACCAAACCAGTTATGTAGCAGATTGCGTTACTCTAATTCTGGAAGCCCAGGACCTCCAGTATCAGTTATTTTATGTTAACTCATAgctcccatcacacacacacacacacacacacacacacacacacacacgacatggGACCTAGACTCATTCAGAAAAATATCTCACATTTCAGGTTGTTAGAGTTTATGCTTAAACAGAATGAAGAACAGACACAATTTCTTGAGAATGTTTACTCTAAGGAAAGACTACTGTTAGTAATTTTTCCTGGCAAGTATTGGGCACCACTTGTGATTTTCCTTAGAGTAAATTTTCTTAAGACTTTGTACCATCTGCTACTAGAGAGTAATGAGAATGAACTAAAGGGATAATGGACATGTTCCTTGCATCAGAGTCCTTGGTCAAAGAACCAGATTATACAGGTCTTGTCTGCTTTTTGGTTTTTAGATGCATCTGCtaaaagtttttatttacatCCTCATTGTTCAGTCTGAGAGCCCAGAACAGCACTGATGCCCTTTCCTGTCTCAGGCTTGCCCTCCTGATCCTTCTTCTCAAGTACTTGTTAGTGAGTTTTCACCACATCCATGTGTGCACGATGACTTTCTTCACACAGCTGTTCTGTCTGGGAAGTTTCTTCATTACTTTTGCTTCCCCTAGGTATATTCTCCCATCCTTTAAGGCTAGTTTCGGTCCATCCTTTCCAAAGCTCTCAGTGACATCTTTAATCTAtaccatagtgtgtgtgtgtgtgtgtgtgtgtgtgtgtgtgtgtgtttcactggACCCTTACAAACTCCcaaattgtctcaaaaaaaaaagcctacatacatttattttaatttttctgtaaaataGGGCTAGCTATTTCATTTCTATACCAAGTAGGACTAAGTCCCTATGTAGCCTGTGAGGCCACTGCCTTAGACTTTGATACACAGCTCATTTTAAGAGCTCATTTGTTTATTCAGTGGCTAGACATTCAATGGACAGATGGAGAGTAGAACCTTAAATTCACATTCTGTGAATCTTAAAATAGC is part of the Rattus norvegicus strain BN/NHsdMcwi chromosome 1, GRCr8, whole genome shotgun sequence genome and harbors:
- the Or52m2 gene encoding olfactory receptor Olr47; amino-acid sequence: MLISNNACSVPSSFWLTGIPGLQSLHMWLSIPFGSMYLVAVVGNITILAVVKTERSLHQPMYFFLCMLAVIDLVLSTSTMPKLLAIFWFGACRIGLDACLIQMFFVHCFATVESGIFLAMAFDRYVAICDPLHHTSVLTHAVVGRLGLAALLRGVFYIGPLPLLIRLRLPLYRTHIIAHSYCEHMAVVTLACGDTRANNLYGMGIGLLVLILDSVAITASYVMIFRAVLGLSTSDARFKTLGTCGSHICAILVFYIPIAVSSLTHRFGRHVPSHIHILLANFYLLIPPILNPIVYAVRTKQIRERLLHIIKSGTQHRDM